From the genome of Mustela erminea isolate mMusErm1 chromosome 3, mMusErm1.Pri, whole genome shotgun sequence:
AAACTTACCTCTGCTCCCTCCCGAAACATACTTTCCAACCTGTTTtcataaagtcatttttttaagcaaaagagaAAGCTTTTAGCTAACAAAACTTTATTCAAATTCCAACTAATAACGAGCtaccccagggcacctggggggctcagttggttcatcagccagctcttggtttccactcaggtcatgatttcagggttatgggattgagccctacatcaggctcctggctctgaGGGACATCTCcttgattttctctccctccacccctcccccaacttatgTGGGCGCACGCACacgtgctctttctttctctctactgGAAATAAATGAATCCTTAAATAACAAGCTACTCTGGTTGAGATGGAGTTATGTACACAGAATACTGCCAGTTCGACCTCCCTCACATCTTCAGAACCCTGCAGGTGGAGGAACTGTATCTAGCAGAGCAAATATGCCCTGCCATTGCCCAGGAAGATTCGGGTAACTCCAGACTCATCTTCTATTTCATGAAGCAAGACATGGATCTTAATGAGAACTCAGATCAGGCAGTCCCGTAATCCCAGCCTTTGCCAACTCTGAACTCTAGGACAGCAGCCTCTCAGCCCAAGAAGGCCAGAGCCAATGCAGGATGTCTCAGATGTCACCCACCTTTGTCAACATCCATGggctggaaagaaaacagaaactgaagTGAGTATTGCCATGAGGGATTTGTATTCATTCCTCCCCTGCTTGACTGATCGGTGAATCAATTCCCTACCCACTTTTTGCCTTATTTTCAGGATGCTTCCCACCCTGGATTAGTTGAATCCGCTGCTGCTATGGAGCCCTGAGGCACCTATATTAACAAACAAATCTTGTACCTGGCAGAGCAGACACAGACGGGCAGCTCCCCACTTGGTAACCAGGGCCATATCTCACCTCATCATCCACTTTTGGCTTCTCAAAGTAGCTGtgcctcttcttctcttcctctctctctcggtcCCGTTCCCTCTCCCGATCTCGTTCTCGCTCCCGCTCTCTGTCACGGTCTCGGTCTCTCTCCCGATCACGCTCCCGTTCCCGATATCTCTCCCGCTCCTTGTCCCGAGGCGTCTTGGTTGTGGACGGCACATAATCCCCAATGTCTTCAAATATACTAGAAAAACAGATCACTAGCTGCCAAAGTCATACACACTTCCATTTTCCCTGGCCATTTCTCCACAGATTCTCATATCAAGACCTCCCCAAAATGCCAAAGACAAGAAACAGGGAACCCTTTCCTCACACTTAGCAGGTGACAGGGCTAGGATACATACTTCATGTCAGCCTCAGGGggtttcttctcttccatcttccctaaaatatagaaagaataatgAAGAATACATTCCTGAGTTGATTCCCACTCAAGGAATCATGGGTGGGAATTCATGCTCTCCAGCTCTGAATACTCATTAAACATCTGTTTAGAAGGTGGAATAACAAAAGCTCCCCATACTCTCCCTTCTCAAGCCTCAAAGCTGTCCATTGCTTCCTGGGAAGCTCAAGCAGACAGAACCTGTGTGTAACCATCTCCTTGTTAATGCTCCATTGctcccatttttttctgcttcccaGGAGTCTCCCAAGGTTCTAGACACAAAAGGCTCCAGGAAACCTTGGTTCCAccctcaggtgcccctccagagTTAAGGTTTCTCTCCCTAACCCTCCAGATTACCTTTATCCTTCTTCTTGAGCTTCTTATTGCGGGTACCCTGCCGCAGGTAGGAAAGGATCTGGGTGAGCTTGCTGATTACAATGTCATTTGTGGTCAGTGTGGTCTGGGCCTAAAAACCCGAAGCAGCAAGGATATTATATCACAGTGCAAGAAtctcctcattcattcactcattcattcacttaaccaATTCAAGAGTAAGTTATAACCAACTCAGTGAAAAAACAGGGAAAGGAGGTGTCACAGAACGTTCCAGTCACACAGAATGACATATACAAAGACCTGGGTCAAAAGTGAATCTaggtgcacctggatggctcagtaggttgggcgtctgactcttgatttcagctcaggtcatgatctaaagaTCATGAGaccaagcctcacactgggctccgcAATAGCGTGGAGCCTGCtccagactctctctccctcagcctttcccGCCCCTacttacactctctctccctctctctcttaaaaaaaagagagaaagaagtgaatCTAGCAAGCTGGGATTCACTGGAGAATAAACTGGAGAATCATGATGAAAAAGTGGTTCAGGACAGAAGTTGCCAGGGTTCATATGCCACAACAAAGACTTTACTCTTTATCCTAATAATGAGAAATCACTGAAACCTTCTCAAGTGTGGTGAGataaaaattcctatgttgaaaatATCACACTGGCCACATGTGAAAAATCACAATGTAAAAGGGGATAGGAAGACTGTGGGGGTTATGACTAAAGTGTACAGGGGGTTTTTTGGGTGGGGTAGAGGTggatcaaaattttttttccccaaatttttttatattgtgtgATGGCTGCATActtctatgaatatactaaaagctgCTAAGTTACACATTTTCAAAAGGTGGATTATGTAGCACATGAATTACgactcaataaaaaaataaaataaaatactgaaaagaaaccaGAGTGAAAGCgaggaaacaaaacaagggcATCTTTTATTAGTTCCAGTCAGACATGACAGCTTCAACTGGAATTTTactgaaagaaatagagaaaagtgaATGGATTCAACTAACATTTAGAAAGTTAAAAGTGGACAGGGTTAAATGTGGTGGATGAGATCCAGCGCAGAAGGAAGGCAGACTCCCAGATTTAAGGCCCACCTGACAGGCTCTCAGGACTCAAACCACTTACCTCCATGGTGGGGCAATCAGCTTTGCTGCGGATAAGGGTGGTGGGGATGTCCGTGTCTGCATATTCATCATCCAGGTCTACCACATAGGCCATGCGGCCCGGCAGGAACAGCTCATTCCGTTCATACGCCTTACTCCTGAAGAGCGTGCGGTAAACGTTGCGGCCTACAAAAAGAGAACCAGGAGCAAGCACAGCCACTGAGAAACTTCTACACTAACAGCTGCCATTTAGTAAGTGTTTACTCTGTGCCACCACACCAAATACTATTGCCTCAGTCTTCACAAGAGCCCTGTAAGGTACACATCATTATCTCCTTTTAAGTTATCAGAATACCAAAGCTGAAAGGGAAGTGATTTCCCTCAAGTCACACAGCTacgaagtgagagaataaagattGGGACCCAGTCTATCTAACTCCAAAGCCTGAGCTCTTATCCACTCTTCTACATTGTATTCTCAGGGGCACTATGGGCTTCGCATTGAATTAGGCCCTGTGAGGAAGAAGGATGAGGTGTAGAGGGATACTGACAATGATGGAAAAACCAGGTTGGCTACATACTCAATAAAACAGACATGTTGCCTATAGTATTTTTAATGGCTCCAATAATCCCATGAGGTGAATTAGCCCTATTTTTGCAGAGAGACAAACAGGCACTGAGATGTGAATGAGTTACCTAATATCACATCCCTAGTGTAGTTTCAtcaccaggattcaaacccaggtctctgCCTGCAAATTCTGAGCTTTTAATCACCAACCATGCTACCTCTTTTAACAGATAAGCTATAAGCTGCCTTCCTCAATGCATAAGCCACAATCTGCAAGAGCTTCCAACATAAATGAGAGGAGatattaataataaaggaaatgactAAGTCCACATCTAAGTTCTGGTAGAGTATTCTAAGAGAACTAGCTAATGTCGGGgcaagaaagaggaaagcagtttgaagggaagggaaagcacATCTTGCTCAGACCATTAAATTGCCTATAACTGACCTAAAATACACAACCACTACTGTAAAAATTCTGTACTCACCCAAACGTGtcttaaattcaattttattctcAGGATCCTCATCTTtcctgaaaagacaaaaaaatattttcttttttaccaaatGTGTTCCTACTTTAGGTTCCACTTTCCTAAACCCGCAACTTTCCCTGGCATTTACTTacttggtttccttctggggCTTTTCCATaagttcttcctcttctttctctttgctggCAATCTCAGCTCGTACCTAACAGGAAACCAAGTAGGATTtagacatttattcattttacatatgTTTATCTAACACCACTATATACCACATTGTGCCAGGAACTAAGAACTCAATACTGAGCAAGACAATATAGTCCTTGCCTTAACGGAGCTTACAGcagaagagacaaacaaacaaaatgtgataactatgctatgtgaaataaaagAGCTATGCAGAGATACAAGAAGTGGGAAGTGAGGAGTGGGGTTTAACAACCTCACTTGTTATGGTTAAACAACCATACCTGGGTGATCAGGGAAGgtttcccccccaaaaataaaattaaggctGAGACTTAAAGGATGAGTACCAATTAGTCCTAATCAAGAGCCACTATTACTCTTCCTATATGGTCTGGGCTGAGAGCAGTCTCCCCCCTTTCACTTTGAAAGGCCCATACAAGAGGATTCAGCATTCTAGGATTATTCTTTACCCACCCACCATGGCTCACCTTTTGAAGCAGAGCAAAATCCAAACCCTTCACCAAATGGGTGTGTTCCATGTCACCACCCAAGAATTTGGATTCCTGGATCAactgtcttctcttctctgcagCGGATTTGTCCCTGTATAATGAAAGAAGCCACGTTAGAATAGTTATTTGTGAGTACCAAGTCCTTCTTGAAATAGCTCAGCCTGGGTTCCAAAGTAAGGAAAGTATTAACAAGAATTCACACTGTGATTGTAGGCCACTGGGATGCTGAGGGAATCCTGCCCTGGCAGCCTGGGTACTCACGCTTCAGCAGTGGGGCCCACAGCCCTGTAGTTAGCTGTGGTACTAAtcagctcagtttcctcataatCTTTGTTGACCCCATCTCGCCGTTCCTTGGCACGGTCACGGTACTTCTCTGCtagttccctctctctctcaatctcttgtTGACGAAGCTTGGCATAATAACTGtgaccacagaaaaacaaatgtgtaagGCTCACTAGCTGCTATCCCAAGGTCAGCAGAATTATTCCTACCTGTTTTATCCAACTGTCTGGTGAAAGCTCATATACATCCTCATAGGACTGCTGGCCAACTCCGGATAGTCCTCAAAATCAGAATTATAGCATCTTCCAGCTCACAGATAGACTCTTTCAATGCTACCATGGAACCTTCCATCTGTCATTTCAGAATTCTTTAATGCCACACAACTGTGTATCACTCAGTCTCTAAAGATGAGACTTTTCTGTAGGGCAAGAGGAAGTTATC
Proteins encoded in this window:
- the IK gene encoding protein Red: MPERDSEPFSNPLAPDGHDVDDPHSFHQSKLTNEDFRKLLMTPRAAPTSAPPSKSRHHEMPREYNEDEDPAARRRKKKSYYAKLRQQEIERERELAEKYRDRAKERRDGVNKDYEETELISTTANYRAVGPTAEADKSAAEKRRQLIQESKFLGGDMEHTHLVKGLDFALLQKVRAEIASKEKEEEELMEKPQKETKKDEDPENKIEFKTRLGRNVYRTLFRSKAYERNELFLPGRMAYVVDLDDEYADTDIPTTLIRSKADCPTMEAQTTLTTNDIVISKLTQILSYLRQGTRNKKLKKKDKGKMEEKKPPEADMNIFEDIGDYVPSTTKTPRDKERERYRERERDRERDRDRDRERERERDRERERDREREEEKKRHSYFEKPKVDDEPMDVDKGPGSAKELIKSINEKFAGSAGWEGTESLKKPEDKKQLGDFFGMSNSYAECYPATMDDMAVDSDEEVDYSKMDQGNKKGPLGRWDFDTQEEYSEYMNNKEALPKAAFQYGIKMSEGRKTRRFKETNDKAELDRQWKKISAIIEKRKKMEADGVEVKRPKY